The Shewanella sp. NFH-SH190041 genome has a window encoding:
- a CDS encoding NAD(P)/FAD-dependent oxidoreductase, which produces MSRIVVVGGGAAGLELTTLLAAQFKKTGHHQVILVEPESHHYWKPRFHEVAAGSFDSELDAICYFSHSAKQGYQHLQARMTGLNRTQKQIELHSTLDGTSQLLSYDLLVMATGAISNDFGTQGVTEHCLFLDTPQQALQSQQQINTLLRSGGRRTVNIVGAGATGVELAAELAEVSRSLTQHPHAAELSINLIEAADRVLPHNPPAMSRKAEQRLLSYGINVLTSTRISQVDTDGMTTATNRSLPAQLQFWAAGIKAPQWLTQLDGLATNRINQLQVKPTLQTTLDDAIFALGDCAEIPQPDGTMVPPKAQSANRAALHLAKTLPGFLRGEPLTEFIFKDAGMFVAMGHHYAISTTMNNRLILQGELMRTLYNTIFRLHQKTVSGILTVLRLMITKQLKRVFMPGSM; this is translated from the coding sequence ATGTCCCGCATCGTTGTTGTCGGCGGTGGTGCCGCAGGTTTGGAGCTGACCACCCTGCTGGCCGCCCAATTCAAAAAAACTGGCCACCATCAAGTTATTTTGGTGGAACCGGAAAGTCACCACTACTGGAAACCCCGCTTTCATGAGGTCGCCGCCGGCAGCTTTGATTCTGAGTTGGACGCTATCTGCTATTTTAGCCACAGTGCCAAACAGGGTTATCAACATCTGCAGGCGCGAATGACAGGTCTCAATCGTACCCAAAAACAGATTGAGCTACACAGCACCTTAGATGGCACCAGCCAACTACTCAGTTATGATCTGCTGGTGATGGCAACCGGTGCTATCAGTAATGATTTTGGCACCCAAGGGGTGACCGAGCACTGTCTGTTCCTTGATACTCCGCAGCAGGCGCTACAAAGCCAACAGCAAATCAACACACTACTGCGCTCCGGTGGTCGCCGCACCGTGAATATTGTGGGTGCTGGCGCAACAGGCGTAGAGTTAGCGGCGGAGCTAGCAGAAGTGAGTCGTAGCCTGACACAGCACCCCCACGCAGCAGAGCTAAGTATCAACCTGATTGAAGCCGCAGATCGAGTATTGCCCCATAATCCACCGGCCATGTCCCGCAAGGCTGAACAACGCCTGTTGTCTTATGGTATCAATGTGCTGACCTCGACCCGAATCAGCCAAGTCGATACTGATGGCATGACAACGGCAACAAACCGCAGTTTGCCAGCACAATTACAGTTCTGGGCAGCGGGCATTAAAGCGCCACAATGGCTAACACAGCTTGATGGTTTAGCAACCAATCGCATAAACCAGCTGCAGGTCAAACCCACCTTGCAAACGACTCTGGATGATGCGATTTTTGCTCTGGGTGATTGTGCTGAAATTCCTCAGCCTGATGGCACTATGGTGCCACCAAAAGCGCAATCGGCCAACCGTGCAGCCCTGCACTTAGCTAAAACACTGCCAGGATTTCTGCGGGGAGAACCGCTAACAGAATTTATCTTCAAAGATGCCGGTATGTTTGTCGCTATGGGACATCACTATGCTATCAGTACCACAATGAATAACCGGCTGATTTTACAGGGTGAGCTAATGAGAACCCTGTATAACACCATTTTCCGTCTGCATCAGAAGACGGTCAGTGGTATCCTGACTGTGTTACGCTTAATGATTACCAAGCAACTCAAGCGTGTATTCATGCCGGGCAGTATGTAA
- a CDS encoding dicarboxylate/amino acid:cation symporter, with the protein MFKKLFRSLPGQMIIAAILAVLLAQCLPSAWLQQGSDFMAFTALGKIIYIGLLKMLVGIVVLFALLQGITHIGSVVKLKSLGLSTLGIYALTSTLAICLGLGVTLMMPHWPPLQNLPDTDGITLIAQDAASGGSIAHKLLGMALVNPFSALANGNLLAVVVFAVMMGIALLVSLPAKHPVFSVIEGINSGLNRLISVIVRFAPIAIFSILLQYSSAGNSALFGELAQFALLVFVLTAIHGGITLPLLAKAFSGRKITPMMKAIIAPMTMAFATSSSSATLPLSLQTARDELGVSDTTSSMVLPLGSIMNMDGTALFEGVAAIFLAQLYGMDLGTTELIIIFLMAMISSIGAPGMPSGSMSGMQLVMLAVGIPLEAIAILLIIERPLDTFRTAVNVEGDLIAAVIVDKWQQGKF; encoded by the coding sequence ATGTTCAAAAAGCTTTTTCGCTCTCTTCCGGGGCAGATGATCATCGCCGCCATCCTTGCTGTCCTACTCGCACAGTGTCTCCCTTCCGCCTGGCTGCAACAGGGTAGTGACTTTATGGCTTTCACTGCGCTGGGAAAAATTATCTACATTGGCCTACTGAAAATGTTGGTCGGGATAGTGGTGTTATTTGCTCTGCTACAAGGGATTACCCATATAGGTTCAGTGGTAAAGTTAAAATCCCTTGGTCTCAGCACCCTAGGGATATATGCCCTCACCTCCACCTTAGCCATCTGTCTTGGTCTAGGTGTCACCCTGATGATGCCTCACTGGCCACCATTACAAAATTTACCTGATACCGATGGTATTACCCTTATCGCGCAAGATGCCGCATCCGGCGGCAGCATCGCCCATAAACTACTGGGGATGGCCTTAGTTAATCCCTTTAGTGCGCTAGCAAACGGTAACCTGCTCGCAGTAGTGGTATTTGCCGTTATGATGGGCATAGCCTTACTTGTGAGTCTGCCGGCTAAACATCCGGTATTCAGTGTTATTGAAGGCATCAATAGCGGATTAAATCGACTGATCAGTGTGATCGTACGGTTCGCCCCTATCGCCATTTTCAGTATTTTGTTGCAGTACAGCAGTGCCGGTAACAGTGCCTTATTTGGTGAGCTTGCCCAATTTGCCCTCTTAGTCTTTGTGCTGACGGCTATTCATGGCGGGATCACGCTGCCTTTGCTGGCAAAAGCCTTTTCCGGCCGCAAAATCACGCCGATGATGAAAGCCATTATCGCCCCGATGACCATGGCATTTGCCACCTCATCAAGCTCCGCAACCCTGCCCTTGTCACTGCAAACCGCGAGGGATGAACTGGGGGTATCGGACACAACCAGCAGTATGGTGCTTCCCTTAGGCTCCATTATGAATATGGATGGTACAGCCTTGTTTGAAGGGGTTGCCGCTATATTCCTTGCCCAACTATATGGTATGGATTTGGGCACGACAGAGCTGATCATTATCTTTCTGATGGCAATGATTTCCTCCATTGGTGCCCCCGGAATGCCATCAGGCTCCATGTCCGGTATGCAGCTAGTGATGCTAGCCGTCGGGATCCCATTAGAGGCGATTGCTATTTTGCTGATTATCGAAAGACCGCTAGACACATTCCGAACTGCAGTCAATGTAGAGGGGGATTTGATCGCCGCGGTGATTGTGGACAAATGGCAACAAGGCAAATTTTAA
- the mnmE gene encoding tRNA uridine-5-carboxymethylaminomethyl(34) synthesis GTPase MnmE: MTTDTIVAQATAPGRGGVGIIRISGKQASAAAMAVLGHLPKPRYADYCDFQAADGTILDQGIALFFKGPNSFTGEDVLELQGHGGQIVLDMLIKRVLEVAGIRIARPGEFSEQAFMNDKLDLTQAEAIADLIDATSEQAAKSALQSLQGEFSKEVHELVEQVTNLRLYVEAAIDFPDEEVDFLSDGKIASALYRIIDKLTGVQASAKQGAIIREGMKVVIAGRPNAGKSSLLNALAGKESAIVTEIAGTTRDVLREHIHLDGMPLHIIDTAGLRDTADTVEQIGIERAWSEINSADQVLFMVDGTTTDAIDPREIWPDFIDRLPQGLGVTVVRNKADLTGESLETTNEHGYSVYRISAKTGLGVDALKQHLKSLMGYQSNLEGGFIARRRHLEALAQAAEHLQIGKEQLEVFQAGELLAEELRMTQQALAEITGTFTSDDLLGRIFSSFCIGK, from the coding sequence GTGACAACAGACACTATCGTGGCACAGGCCACCGCTCCCGGCCGGGGTGGTGTGGGCATTATCCGTATCTCAGGCAAGCAAGCTAGCGCTGCTGCTATGGCCGTGCTGGGCCACCTGCCAAAACCACGATACGCCGACTATTGTGACTTTCAGGCAGCAGATGGCACAATACTGGATCAGGGCATTGCGCTGTTCTTTAAAGGTCCAAACTCCTTTACCGGGGAAGATGTCCTAGAGCTGCAAGGGCATGGCGGCCAAATCGTACTGGATATGTTGATCAAACGGGTGCTGGAAGTAGCGGGCATCCGCATTGCCCGTCCCGGTGAGTTCAGTGAACAAGCCTTTATGAATGACAAGCTGGATCTGACGCAAGCTGAAGCGATTGCGGATTTGATTGATGCCACCAGTGAGCAAGCCGCCAAAAGTGCGCTGCAGTCACTGCAAGGTGAATTCTCCAAAGAAGTCCATGAACTAGTGGAACAGGTAACTAACCTGCGCCTGTATGTCGAAGCGGCCATTGATTTTCCCGATGAAGAAGTGGACTTCCTCTCTGACGGTAAAATCGCTTCAGCCCTATATCGCATCATAGATAAACTGACCGGTGTTCAAGCCAGCGCCAAGCAGGGCGCCATTATCCGTGAAGGGATGAAAGTGGTTATCGCAGGTCGCCCCAATGCCGGCAAATCCAGTTTGCTTAATGCGCTAGCCGGTAAAGAGTCCGCCATTGTTACCGAAATTGCTGGCACAACCCGAGACGTGCTGCGTGAGCATATTCACTTAGATGGCATGCCACTGCACATCATTGATACTGCAGGACTGCGCGATACCGCAGATACAGTGGAGCAGATCGGCATTGAACGGGCATGGAGCGAAATCAATTCAGCCGACCAGGTGCTCTTTATGGTCGATGGCACCACGACTGACGCCATCGACCCTCGGGAAATCTGGCCGGACTTTATCGACCGCTTACCACAAGGATTAGGCGTCACAGTGGTGCGTAACAAGGCGGATTTAACCGGTGAAAGTCTGGAAACCACCAATGAACACGGATATAGCGTTTACCGCATTTCCGCTAAAACAGGCTTAGGGGTCGATGCCTTAAAACAGCATTTAAAATCTCTGATGGGTTACCAAAGTAACCTGGAAGGAGGCTTTATTGCCCGCCGCCGCCACCTTGAAGCACTGGCTCAGGCTGCAGAACATCTGCAGATAGGCAAAGAACAGCTGGAAGTATTCCAAGCCGGGGAACTGCTAGCCGAAGAGCTACGCATGACCCAACAAGCCCTGGCTGAAATTACCGGAACCTTCACTTCTGATGATCTGCTGGGCCGGATCTTCAGTTCTTTCTGTATCGGTAAATAA